AGCTGGTGCTCATGACGTTGAAGGGCAGCCCCGCCTCACGGCAGCGCTTGAGGATGTCCGGAATGGACGGGTCATCCATGAAGCCGTAGCGAGCGGTGATGCGCCGCATGCCCAGCGGCAGGTTCTCCACCCTCACCCGTTCGGCGGGCGGGACGTGGGGCAGGTCCTCGGTGGTGATGGTGAGCAGCAGCGTCTGCTCGTGCAGCACCTTGTTGTGCTTCAGGTTGTGCAGCATCGCGCTGGGAGCAATCTCGGGGTTGCCCGTCATGAAGATGGCCGTGCCCGGCACCCGGTGGGGCGCGTTCTCTCCGAAGCTCTCCAGCAAATCCATGAGGCCGAGGGACGAGGCGTGCAGCTTCTTCCCCAGCAGCTCGCGGCCGCGCTTCCACGTCGTCATCAGGGTGAAGAGGACGGCGCCCATCGTGAGCGGCAGCCAGCCACCGTGGGCCACCTTGACGATGTTGGCGCCGAAGAAGGACAGGTCGACGGCGAGGAAGAGCGCCGCGATGGGCACCAGCAGTGAGCGCCGCACGCCCCAGCGCTCGCGCGCCACCACGTAGGCCAGGCACGTGGTGATGGCCATGGTGGCCGTCACGGCGATGCCGTACGCGGCCGTGAGCGCGGTGGAGGAGCGGAAGCCCAGCACCACCGCCACCACGCCCAGCAGCAGCGCGAGGTTCACCCCCGGCAGGTAGATCTGCCCCTTCTCCTCGGCGGAGGTGTGCACCACTTCCAGACGGGGCCAGTAGCCGAGCTGGATGGCCTGCCGGGTGAGGCTGAACACGCCGGAGATGAGCGCCTGGGAGGCGATGACGGTGGCGACCGTGGCCAGCCCCACCAGCGGGTACAGCGCCCAGTCGGGGGCCAGGTGGAAGAACGGGTTGGAAGCGACGGAAGGATTTCTCAGCAGCAGCGCGCCCTGCCCGAAGTAGTTGAGCAGCAGCGCCGGCAGCACCAGGGCGAACCACGCCAGGCGGATGGGCCGGTAGCCGAAGTGGCCCATGTCCGCGTACAGCGCCTCGCCGCCGGTGACCACGAGGAACACCGCGCCCAGGACGAGGAAGCCGTGCCAGCCGTTGTGCACGAAGAAGCGCACGGCATGCGTGGGAACCACCGCCTGGAGCACCGAGGGGTTCTTCACCAGCTCGTGAACGCCCAGCACGGCGATGACGATGAACCAGACCACCATCATCGGGCCGAACACCCGGCCGATGCCGCCCGTGCCCTTGCTCTGCACGAAGAAGAGCGCGAGCAGGATGGCCAGCGCGATGGGCACTACATAGGGCTTGAACAGCGGTGTCGCGACGCCCAGCCCCTCCACGGCGGAGAGCACGGACACGGCCGGGGTGATGACGCCGTCGCCATAGAGTAGCGCCGCGCCGAACAGGCCCAGCGTCAGCAGCACCACCCGGCGAACCCCGCTGCCCGCGCCGCCCCCGCGCTGCACCACCAGCGCCAGCAGCGCGAGGATGCCGCCCTCCCCCCGGTTGTCCGCCCTCATGACGAAGCCGAGGTACTTCACGGAGATGACGACGATGAGGCTCCAGAAGACGAGGCTCAGCACGCCCAGCACGTTGTCCGGCGTGGGGGCGATGCCGTGCTCACCGCTGAAGCAGTCTCGCAGCGCGTACAGCGGGCTGGTGCCGATGTCGCCGTAGACGATGCCCAGCGCGCCGAGCGCGAGAGGGGCCAGGCGTGCGAGGGGCTCGCGGGGGGACGGCGGGGTGGAAACGGGAGCGGCCGAGCTCGCGGACGTAGGCGAGCCCGGCCCGTGACTGCTGGGGTCGGAAGACATTGCGTTCTCCTCGACGCCTGCGGGGTTAGCTGACGGACTCGGGCCAAGAGAACCAGCCCTACACTCGACTTCGAGCGACTCGCCCCAACGAACCTGGGTCCCCCGCTCCCGCACGTGGCGGGATTCGGCGTATTGCGGCAATACCTAGTCCCCGCCCCTGCGAATCGCAATGACCCTGGGGAAATCACCAGGGAAGTCGAGCACTTGCCTGAGACCCTGGGACCGCTCAGGCGAAGCGGACCTCGAACGCCCGGGCGTCGGGCTCGACGAAGCGGAGCAGCGCCTCCCCCTCCCCTGCCAGCGCGTCGCGCGTCTTCTTCGTCAGCGTCTCGAAAGGCTCGGCGACGAGCGTCGCGGTGGCCTTCTTCCGCTCCACCTTCCACGTGCCCGTGACGAAGCCGTCCACCAGGAAGGTGGCGGGGATGCGCAGGTTCTTGGTGATGAGCTTCGAGCGATGCGCGTCCGCCACCAGCCGCGCACGGTCGTCATGGCCGAGGACGAGGCTGTCGAACTCGGGGAGGAAGCGCATGGGCGCGGGCATGTCCCCGGGAGGACGCGGCGCCTTCGGCAGGTCGAACAGCTCGCGGCCCTTCTCGTCGCGGAACGTGCGCAGCTTCGGCTTCAGCGAGACCAGCACGTCCTTCAGGCCCTTGAGGCCCGTCCACGTCTGCGCGTCGCTCGCGGTGGCGGGGCCGAAGGCGGCGAGGTAGCGCAGCACGAGCGTGTCGAGCCGGGGTGCGGTGTCCAGCGGCTCGCCCAGCCAGGACTCCGCCAGGGCGAAGTCCGTCGCGGGTGGGAAGCCCCACTCCTCATCCGTGGGCACCTGGACGAGCGGCAGGTACATGCGCACCAGGAAGCCCATGGCCCGCTCGTCCGCCTTGGGGTTGCGCTCCATGAGGTGGTCCCGCACCTCCTCGAAGGTCCGGGGCTCCTCCTCCAGGTATTCGCGAGCGGTGACGAGCAGGGGCTCGAGGTCCAGCCCCTCCGCGCGCTCGCGGAGGATGGCGTGCGCCGAGGCCTCGAGCATGGACGAGAAGGCGGAGCGCAGGGCCACGTAGTCCTTCGCTGTCGCGAGGTGCAGCGTGCCGCGCATCAGCGTCGCGCGGACGACCTCGCGGCGCTGGAGCAGCCGCGTGAGGTCCTCCCGCCGGAAGCCCTCGACTCGGGACCAGAGCCCGACGAAGGGCGGCTTCGCCTGCTGGGCCTGGAGCGCCACGAGCCGCTCCACCGCGCGAAGCAGCGGAAGCTTCTCCCGCTCCAGCAGCAACTGGCGCGCGAGCGTGGCGCGGTTGAGCTCTCGGGTCGTCAGGGTGTCCGGCGTGGCGCTGGTGCGGGGGGGCATTGGACCTCGGGCGGGCGACTGCTGGCGGGGAGCCTGAGCCGCGGGTGCTGTGTACCACCGTGCGTCGTGGACTCGAGTGCTCACCGTCACGCTGGAGCCGCCTGTCGCCGGGTGCCACCATGCGCCACATGGACTCCACCCCGCTGGACGCGCTCCCCACCCCCGCCGCCGTCGTGGACCTGGACCGTGTCGAGGCCAACCTGCGCCGCGTGGCCGCGTATGCGCGCGAGCACGGCCTGCGCTTGCGTCCCCACACGAAGACGCACAAGACGGTGGAGCTCACCACCCTCCAGCTCCAGGCCGGCGCGGCGGGTGTCACCGTGGCCACGCCTCGCGAGGCCGAGCTCATGGCCACCGTCGCGGACGACGTGCTCCTGGCCTACCCGCCCGTGGGCGCCGCCCGGCTCGCGCGCCTCGTGGGCCTGCCCGAGCGCGTCCGGCTCACCGTGGCGCTCGACTCCACCGAGGCGCTGGAAGGACTGGGCCGCGCCGCCCAGGAGGCCGGGCGCACCGTGGGCGTGCTGGTGGAGCTGGACATGGGCATGCGCCGCGTGGGCGTGCAGACGCCCGAGGAGGCCGTCGCCCTGGCCCGCGCCGTGGCGTCCACCCGGGGCGTGGAGTACCGCGGCGTCATCTTCTATCCGGGCCACGTGCGCGCGCCCCAGGTCGAGCAGGGCCCCGCGCTGCGCGAGCAGTCCTCCCGCCTGGGTGCCTTCGTGCAGGCGCTGACCGCCGCCGGACTGAAGCCCGAGACGGTCAGCGGTGGCTCCACGCCGACGCTGTGGCGCTCACACGAGGTGGCCGGGCTCACCGAAATCCGCCCCGGCATCAACGTGCTCAATGACCGCAACTCCGTCTTCGTGGGCGCGTGCGCGTGGAGCGAGTGCGCGTACTCCGTGCTCGCCACCGTGGTCAGCACCGCCGTCCCGGGGCAGGCCGTCATCGACGCGGGCTCCAAGGCCCTGGCCAAGGAGGAGGGCATGGACCCGGCCGGGGGCTACGGCGCCCTGCTGGACCGGCCCGACGTCCTGGTGCGCAGCCTGTCCGAGGAGCACGGCATGCTGGACCTCACCGGCACGTCCTGGCGTCCCCGCGTGGGAGACCGCGTGCGCGTGGTGCCCAACCACGTCTGCGCCTCCGTCAACCTGCACGCGCGGCTGCACGTGCTGCGCGGAGGAGCCCGGCACGCCACATGGGAAGTCGCCGCGCGCGGGTGGTGACGGGCGTCAGCCCAGCCGCGCCAGCTCGCGCTCCAGCAGCGTCTCCAGGTCGCGGATGCTCCGGTAGACGATGCAGCGGTAGGACTGCACGTCGAAGCGCAGCTCCCTCACGTCGCGCACCAGCAGGATGGTGGGCCGCCCCTTGCCCCAGGCGTAGCCGACCTCCAGGTACACGTTGGGGTTCGCCATGGACAGGTCGGCGATGACCACCTTCGCCGTGTCGATGCGCTCCTTGATGCGCTGGATGATGGGGCCGTCGAACACCGCCTGGTCCACGCGCTCGCACAGCAGGCCCGCCGCCTTCACCGGGCCCTGGATGCCGTAGTGGTAGGTGTCCTCCAGCTCCGGCGAGAAGGGCATGGCCACGAAGGCGTGCGGCTTCGCCATGGACACCGTGCCCGCCGACGCCATGGGCGGCGCCTGCACGAAGGCGCTCATCCGCTGGACGCGGAAGCCGCCGCCCGGCAGCGCCGTCACCCCGGGTGTGCCGCTCAAGCCCCGCTCCATGGCCTTGCGCAGCCGGCCCGCGCGCCGCGCGTCCAGCTCCACCACCGTGAAGCGCTCCAGCCCTTGCGGCCCGGTGCCGCGCTGGAAGGCCTCGACGAGGCCGCCGACGAAGGCGAGCACCGCCTCATCCTCGTCCAGTCCGTAGTTGGGCCCGTGCACCGTGCCCGCCACGTGCTTCAGCGCCGAGTGGGACTCCAGCGCCTTCAGCGCGCGCACCGTGAACTGGCGGATTTCGTGGTAGCCGAAGTCCCCCAGCCGCACCGTGCCCACGAAGAGCGCCAGCGGCGAGGCCAGGCTCCCGCGCGTCTCCACGAAGCGGTACTCCCCCGGCTGGACTTCCAGTTGGGACAGCGGCACGCCCGCCGCCTCGAGCCGCTTCGCCGCCGCGCCCGCCGCGCCGTAGAGCCGCTGCGCGTACTTGAAGACCACCGCGTCCGCGGACGTGTCCGCGAGGTCTCCCACTTCCAGCACCACCTCGAGGGACACGCTCATCGCACCCGAGTGTAGGCGCCCCCGCCACGTCCCCCCAACCCAGCTCCGCGTCATCCAGCTGGGAAGAATTTCGAAGCCCGCCGCGAATTCTCAACCCCCGAGTGCGACCCAATTGGAAGACTCCAATCGTATTGTGTTAAGAGCCCGCGTTCCCGGTAAGCCCGGGTACCCCATATCCCCTGGGGGGGGGTCCATCCCGACACAGCCACGTGGCTCGGGACGCGGAGGAGAGACATATGGCGAGCATCGGCATCGTTGGCGCCGGCACTGCCGGTTTGCACCTCGGACTGAAGCTGCTGTCCCATGGCGTTCCCGTCACGCTCTATGCGGAGCAGGACCCCGCGAAGCTGCGCGCGGGCCGGCTGCCCAACACGGTGGCGCACCACTCCCCCACCCGGGCCCACGAGCGGGAGCTGGACGTGGACCACTGGGGCGGGCCGCAGGCGGACATGCACCACATGGGCATCCACGTGAATGCCGGGCCGCAGTCCTTCGGCATGAAGGGCCGGCTGGAGAAGTCCTCCATCTTCGTGGACTACCGCCTGTATCAGCCGAAGCTGGCCGAGGACTTCGTGGCGCGCGGAGGCCGGCTGGAGGTGCTCCCCGTGGACGCCGCCGCCCTGGAGTCCCTGTCGCGGAAGCATGACCTGGTGGTGGTGGCCACCGGCCGCAACGGGCTGACGTCCCTCTTCCCGCGAATCCCGGAGCTGTCTCCGCACACGAAGCCCGCGCGCCTGCTGTTCGCGGCGCTGCTCAAGGGCGTGCGGATGGAGGAGCCGGTGGGCATGAACGCGCACCTGGTGCCGGGCCACGGAGAAATCTTCGAGGCGCAGGTCATCTCCCGCCACGGCCGCGTCCCGAGCATCCTCATCGAAGCGCTCCCCGAGGGCGAACTGGCGGTGCTCAGCACGCAGCGCTACGACGAGGACCCGCGCGCCTTCGAGGCGCTGCTGATGGACCGGCTGCGCCGCTTCGCGCCCGCCACCTATGAGCGGGTGAATCCCGCGGAGTTCGGCGTCCTGGGGCCCATGGACTGGATTCAGGGGGCCTTCACCCCGGTGGTGCGCCGGGGCTGGGCGCCGCTCGCGAACGGCCGCTTCGTCATGGCCGTGGGCGACACCCACGTGACGAACGACCCCGTCGCGGGCCAGGGCGCCAACGCGGCGTCGGCCTCCGCCTTCGCGCTGGCCGCGAGCATCCTGGACGCGCTGGGCACGGAGCGCCCGTTCGACGAGGCCTTCTGCCGCGCGGCGGGGGAGAGGATGTGGGTCGCCGTCGCTCCGGCGACGCACTGGACCAACGCCCTGCTCCAGCCGCCTCCGCCGCACGTGGTGGACGTGCTGGTTGCCGGCAGCCAGGAGCCCCGCGTCGCGGACGCCATCGCCAACGCCTTCATGATTCCGGAGAACATCCTCGGCGCCTGCGCCACCCCGGAGGCCGCCGCCGCCTTCGTCGCGCGCAACCGCCCCCCGGCACGGGAGTCCGCCCCCGAGGCGCTGGCGTGGCGCCCCCTCCCCGAGGACGTCGCGACGAAGGTGGCCGAGGTCCGCTGAGTCGCCGGAGCCCGGCCGCGACGCGCCGGGCCTCCCCGGTCGACGCTTGAATCGGGACAGCGGCGGGCGGGGGGCGCGGCTATCTTCCGCGCCATGCGATTCGCCATCGTCGGTTCGGGAGGAGTGGGCGGGTACTACGGGGCGCGGCTGGTCCGCGCCGGCCATGAGGTGACGTTCCTCGCCCGGGGCGCGCACCTGAAGGCCATGCGCGAGCGTGGGCTGAGCATCCGGAGCGAGGAGGGGGACTTCACCGTCCCCGTGCGCGCCGAGGAGGACGCCGCCCGCGTGGGCCCCTCGGACGTCATCCTGCTCGCGGTGAAGAACTACGACGTCCCTTCGGTGCTGCCCACCGTGAAGACGCTGGCCGCCGCGTCGGACCGGCCGGCCCTGGGCGGCTCCACCGCCGCCATCCTCACGCTGCAGAACGGGGTGGACAGCCCCGGCGAGGTGGCCTCCGCCGTGGGTGAGGCGCCCGTCATCGGCGGCACCACGTACATCTCCACCGCCATCTCCGAGCCGGGTGTCATCACCCAGACGGGGACGCTCCACCGCATCATCCTGGGCGAGGTGTTCGGCGACACGTCCCGCGTCTCGGCGCGCGTGCAGTCCCTGCGCGACACGCTGGCGGGCGCGGGCCTCAACGTGGAGGCGGTGGCGGACGCGCGCGCGCCGCTCTGGGAGAAGCTCGCGTTCCTCGCCGCCATGTCTGGCTTCTGCACCGCCGCCCGCCTGCCCCTGGGGCCGCTGCGGGACGCGGGGCCTGTCTTCCGCGAGCAGTTCCAGGAAGCCGCCGC
The genomic region above belongs to Pyxidicoccus trucidator and contains:
- a CDS encoding winged helix DNA-binding domain-containing protein; its protein translation is MPPRTSATPDTLTTRELNRATLARQLLLEREKLPLLRAVERLVALQAQQAKPPFVGLWSRVEGFRREDLTRLLQRREVVRATLMRGTLHLATAKDYVALRSAFSSMLEASAHAILRERAEGLDLEPLLVTAREYLEEEPRTFEEVRDHLMERNPKADERAMGFLVRMYLPLVQVPTDEEWGFPPATDFALAESWLGEPLDTAPRLDTLVLRYLAAFGPATASDAQTWTGLKGLKDVLVSLKPKLRTFRDEKGRELFDLPKAPRPPGDMPAPMRFLPEFDSLVLGHDDRARLVADAHRSKLITKNLRIPATFLVDGFVTGTWKVERKKATATLVAEPFETLTKKTRDALAGEGEALLRFVEPDARAFEVRFA
- a CDS encoding styrene monooxygenase/indole monooxygenase family protein, with product MASIGIVGAGTAGLHLGLKLLSHGVPVTLYAEQDPAKLRAGRLPNTVAHHSPTRAHERELDVDHWGGPQADMHHMGIHVNAGPQSFGMKGRLEKSSIFVDYRLYQPKLAEDFVARGGRLEVLPVDAAALESLSRKHDLVVVATGRNGLTSLFPRIPELSPHTKPARLLFAALLKGVRMEEPVGMNAHLVPGHGEIFEAQVISRHGRVPSILIEALPEGELAVLSTQRYDEDPRAFEALLMDRLRRFAPATYERVNPAEFGVLGPMDWIQGAFTPVVRRGWAPLANGRFVMAVGDTHVTNDPVAGQGANAASASAFALAASILDALGTERPFDEAFCRAAGERMWVAVAPATHWTNALLQPPPPHVVDVLVAGSQEPRVADAIANAFMIPENILGACATPEAAAAFVARNRPPARESAPEALAWRPLPEDVATKVAEVR
- a CDS encoding potassium transporter Kup, encoding MSSDPSSHGPGSPTSASSAAPVSTPPSPREPLARLAPLALGALGIVYGDIGTSPLYALRDCFSGEHGIAPTPDNVLGVLSLVFWSLIVVISVKYLGFVMRADNRGEGGILALLALVVQRGGGAGSGVRRVVLLTLGLFGAALLYGDGVITPAVSVLSAVEGLGVATPLFKPYVVPIALAILLALFFVQSKGTGGIGRVFGPMMVVWFIVIAVLGVHELVKNPSVLQAVVPTHAVRFFVHNGWHGFLVLGAVFLVVTGGEALYADMGHFGYRPIRLAWFALVLPALLLNYFGQGALLLRNPSVASNPFFHLAPDWALYPLVGLATVATVIASQALISGVFSLTRQAIQLGYWPRLEVVHTSAEEKGQIYLPGVNLALLLGVVAVVLGFRSSTALTAAYGIAVTATMAITTCLAYVVARERWGVRRSLLVPIAALFLAVDLSFFGANIVKVAHGGWLPLTMGAVLFTLMTTWKRGRELLGKKLHASSLGLMDLLESFGENAPHRVPGTAIFMTGNPEIAPSAMLHNLKHNKVLHEQTLLLTITTEDLPHVPPAERVRVENLPLGMRRITARYGFMDDPSIPDILKRCREAGLPFNVMSTSFFLGRETLIVGKKPGMAMWREAIFVWMSRNARSATAFFRIPPNRVVELGAQVEL
- a CDS encoding D-TA family PLP-dependent enzyme, with amino-acid sequence MRHMDSTPLDALPTPAAVVDLDRVEANLRRVAAYAREHGLRLRPHTKTHKTVELTTLQLQAGAAGVTVATPREAELMATVADDVLLAYPPVGAARLARLVGLPERVRLTVALDSTEALEGLGRAAQEAGRTVGVLVELDMGMRRVGVQTPEEAVALARAVASTRGVEYRGVIFYPGHVRAPQVEQGPALREQSSRLGAFVQALTAAGLKPETVSGGSTPTLWRSHEVAGLTEIRPGINVLNDRNSVFVGACAWSECAYSVLATVVSTAVPGQAVIDAGSKALAKEEGMDPAGGYGALLDRPDVLVRSLSEEHGMLDLTGTSWRPRVGDRVRVVPNHVCASVNLHARLHVLRGGARHATWEVAARGW
- a CDS encoding ketopantoate reductase family protein, with amino-acid sequence MRFAIVGSGGVGGYYGARLVRAGHEVTFLARGAHLKAMRERGLSIRSEEGDFTVPVRAEEDAARVGPSDVILLAVKNYDVPSVLPTVKTLAAASDRPALGGSTAAILTLQNGVDSPGEVASAVGEAPVIGGTTYISTAISEPGVITQTGTLHRIILGEVFGDTSRVSARVQSLRDTLAGAGLNVEAVADARAPLWEKLAFLAAMSGFCTAARLPLGPLRDAGPVFREQFQEAAAEVLRVAAAEGVKTTTLPEDVARFMDGLQDNMRPSMMVDVEAGKPLEVEYLQGTVSRRGRARGVPTPVMSTLYSLLLPHAGGMRKP